Part of the Triticum urartu cultivar G1812 chromosome 2, Tu2.1, whole genome shotgun sequence genome, tctaccccctaggagcatgcgcgtaatgcttgatttttgatgacttgtagatttttcaataagtatatgagttctttatgactaatgttgagtccatggattatacgcactctcacccttccatcattgctagcctcttcggtaccgtgcattgccctttctcacctcgagagttggtgcaaacttcgtcggtgcatccaaaccccgtgatatgatacactctgtcacacataaacctccttatatcttcctcaaaacagccaccatacctacctattatggcatttccatagccattccgagatatattgccatgtaactttctaccgttccgtttattatgacacgtttcatcattttcatatttccttgcatgatcatgtagttgacatcgtatttgtggcaaatccaccatgcataatatttcatacatgtcactcttgatttatttcccatcccggtacaccgccggaggcattcatatagagtcatattttgttctagtatcgagttgtaatcattgagttgtaaataaatagaagtgtgatgatcatcattaatagagcattgtcccccaaaaggggggaaggccaaataaaaaaagaaaggcccaaaatgaaaagaaaaaaagagaaataaaaagggacaatgctactatccttttttccacacttgtgcttcaaagtatcaccatgatctttgtgatagagagtctcttgttttgtcactttcatatactagtgggaatttttcattatagaacttggcttgtatattccaacaatgggattcctcaaatgccctaggtcttcgtgagcaagcaagttggatgcacacccacttagtttcttttgttgagctttcatacatttatagctctagtgcatccgttgcatggcaatccctactccttgcattgacatcaattgttgggcatctccatagcccgttgattagccgcatcgatgtgagactttctccctttttgtcttctccacacaacccccatcatcatattctattccatccatagtgctatgtccatggctcacgctcatgtattgcgtgaaagttgaaaaagtttgagaatactaaagtatgaaacaattgcttggcttgtcatcggggttgtgcatgatgggagcattttgtgtgacgaaaatgaagcatagccaaactatatgattttgtagggatgagctttctttggccatgttattttgagaagacataattgcttagttagtatgcttgaagtattattatttttatgtcaatattaaacttttgtcttgaatctttcggatctgaacattcatgccacaataaagaaaattacattgataattatgttaggtagcattccacatcaaaaattctgtttttattatttacctactcgaggacgagcaggaattaagcttggggatgcttgatacgtctccaacgtatctataatttttgattgttccatgctattatattatcaaccttggatgttttacatgcatttatatgctattttatatgatttttgggactaacctattaacctagagcccagtgccagtttctgttttttttccttatttttgagtatcgtagaaaaggaaaatcaaacggagtccaattgacctgaaatttcacggatatcatttttggaccagaagaagcccacggagtaccggagatgggccagaagagtcccgaggccaccacgagggtggggggcgcgccccctacctcgtggccgcctcggggaccccctaacttgttcccgactccaacatctcttatataaccccaaacttccagaaagaaacctagatcaggagttccgccgccgcaagcctctatagccaccgaaaactaatctagacccgttccggcaccctgccggagggggaatccctccccggtggccatcttcatcatcccggtgctctccatgacgaggagggagtagttctccctcgaggctgagggtatgtaccagtagctatgtgtttgatctctctctctctctctcatgttcttgattcagcacgatcttgatgtatcgcgagctttgctattatattttggatcttatgatgtttctcccccctctactctcttgtaatggattgagttttccctttgaagttatcttatcggattgagtctttaaggatttgagaacacttaatgtatgtcttgcatgtgcttatctgtggtgacaatgggatatcacgtgatccacttgatgtatgttttggtgatcaacttgcgagttccgtgaccttgtgaacttatgcataagggttggcacacgttttcgtcttgactctctggtagaaactttggggcactctttgaggttctttgtgttggtttaatagatgaatctaagattgtgtgatgcatatcgtataatcatacccacagatacttgaggtgacattggagtatctaggtgacattagggttttggttgatttgtgttttatggtgttattctagtacgaactctatgatagattgaacggaaagaatagctttgtgttattttactacagactcttgaatagatcgatcagaaaggataactttgaggtggtttcgtaccctacaataatctcttcattgttctccgctattagtgactttggagtgactctttgttgcatattgagggatagttatatgatccaattatgttattattgttgagagaacttgcactagtgaaagtatgaaccctaggccttatttcaacgcattaaaataccgtttacactcacttttatcattagttaccttgttgtttttatattttcagattacaaaaacctatatctaccatctcttcgtcgaactagtgcacctatacaatttaccattgtattgggtgtgttggggacacaatagactctttgttatttggttgcagggttgcttgagagagaccatcttcatcctacgcctcccacggattgataaaccttaggtcatccacttgagggaaatttgctactgtcctacaaacctctgcacttggaggcccaacaatgtctacaagaagaaggttgtgtagtagacatcagccatCAAACGTCataacataactgggtgactataaagatgctctacaggtgtctctgatggtgtttgttgagttggcatagatcgagattaggatttgtcactccgtgtatcggagaggtatctctgggccctctcggtaatgcacatcactataagccttgcaagcaatgtgactaatgggttagttacgggatgttgcattacggaacaagtaaacagacttcccggtaacgagattgaactaggtattgagatatcgatgatcgaatctcgggcaagtaacatactgatgacaaagggaacaacgtatgttgttatgcggtttgaccgataaagatcttcgtagaatatgtagtaaccaatatgagcatccatgttctgctattggttattgaccgaagatgagtctcggtcatgtctacatagttctcgaacccgtagggtccgcacgcttaacgttcggtgacgatcggtattatgagtttatgtgttttgatgtaccgaaggtagttcggagtcccggatgtgatcacggacatgacaaggagtctctaaatggtcgagacataaagattgatatattggaaggttatattcggacaccggaagggttccgaagtgtatcgggtatttttcggagtaccgggaggttaccggaacctccgGGGAGtctatgggccttattgggccctagtggagaaaGAGGGCAGCAAGCAAGGTGTGGGGCGCGctccccaaggcccaaaccgaattggtttagggtttgggggccggccccctctttccttctcccatcctcctctttcctccttctcctagtaggaataggaagggggggcaaacctacttggagtaggatggCCCCACCTTggcgcgcgcctcctcctaggccggcctcttcctccctccctcctttatatacgggggaggggggcaccccatagacacacaagttgatcattgatcccttcgccgtgtgcggtgccctcctccaccataatccacctcggtcatatcatcgtagtgcttaggcgaagccctgcgacggtagattcatcatcacgccgtcgtgctaacgaagctctccctcgacactcagctagatcaagagttcgcgggacgtcaccgagccgaacgtgtgcagatcgcggaggtgccgtactttcggtactaggatcggtcggatcgtgaagacgtacgactacatcaaccgcgttttcataacgcttccgcttacggtctacgagggtacgtggacaatactcttcccctctcgttgctatgcatcaccatgatagatcttgcatgtgcgtaggatttttttttgaaattactgcattccccaacagcaGCACCTCCACGGACTCCTCCTCCTTGTGACACGACATCCGATGGACCGCGAGCCTCCACCTTTGCACCACACCACTACGCCACCGCTAGGAACCGGGCAACACCATTGCGAGAGAACCGCCCGGGGGAGGAATGATTCGGCGCCACTATGGGGTCAAGAAATGGAGGGGGTGGTCGGCGGGAAGAAAGAGGAGAGGGGGGGTTAGCGACGAGAGAGATGGAGATGAGTGGTGCGAAGACGAGTGGATGTGTTCGCGACGTCTGCCTTTTTTTGAATGCTTTCATTCGCTACCGTGGTTGATGTCTTGTGCTCTAAGATTCGTGCTCAAATCCAACGGTGAAAGAGACATTCGCCCCAAAAGCCCCAAAACTTGACACAATGAGATGTACAGTGATTGCATAGGAAAAAGGGTTAAGAGCATCTATAGTAGATCCCATGTAAGTCCGGTGAAGTGAGTTTTCCGGCCGTTTTACGGGATGGGCCAAAAAAAGGCCCGACAAGGTTCGCTAAAAAGGGCCCGGCCCGTAAACCTCCCTCCATTCCTCCATAATGTGGGCGTCGGTGCATTTTAGTGTTCCCGTCCCGCAATCCCCACATCCACCTCCGCCGCGAAATCCATTCTCCGGCGATAAATCCCTACACCTCCGGCGACGTTTTACGACGCATTTGACCATCGGAGATGGTGTCCGTTGGATCCGGGTTTGATGGCAGCGGGGGGTTCGGGTGCCACAGGGGGTTTGGCGGCCGCAGTGGGTTCGATTCCCGCAAGCAGCGCAACGACGACGAGGCCAGAAACTCCTCCTACGCCCTCCGGTGTCGAAAAGGCACAGGGAGCAGGCGCGCCGCCGTGACGCACAGTCCCGTAGCCCGGGTGGGATACTTTCCGTCGCCTCAGGCAGATGTTCGATCCACCCATCCAGCGCCCCTGGGTGGCCGAGCGCGCGTGGTGGGCGGTGAAGGAGGCCGCCGCCATCTGAGATGCAGCTGCGGCCGCGCGCGTGCCGCCGCTCCGGGAGGAGTACCAACTCGCCTCGCTCCTCTCTGGCATGCTGATCTACCACACCCTCCACGACAACGAGCCCCCACCCCATGAGGACGACTTCGACGACTCCAACGACGAGTAGATGCTAGCATGAACTATCTAGTCTAGTTATTTCAGTTTGACCTATCTATCAGTGTGCTATGTGCGAAACTATCTATCTAGTACTCTccccgtcccaaaattcttgtcttaaatttgtctagatgcggatgtatctaatactaaaacatgacttgatacatccgtatttagacaaatatAAGACAAaaattttgggacagagggagtagtttaATTTGCTTGTATGTATGAACTATGCTTGTGGAACTACGGTGATGGATATAGCGCGAAGGCTTGTGAAACTATCTATGTTGAAATCAAGTGCAAATCCGACAACATTTAACAAGATTTATTATACAAGAAGGCCTCCGTCCCGTAAATTTTGTTTACAAGATACTATAAACGAAATTTACAGGACAGTTATATACCGAATCTGCTAGAGATGGTCTAAAAAGTATCCACATAACGAAAAGTATGAACAATTAGCACGGGAGGGACCCAAAATAGTATTCTCTATACATCAACAACGCCTTGTTCGCGAAAACATCCAAGAAAAATATCGAATATATCCCCATCCTCCCTTTTATCCACGTCCATCTTTTTCCTCTTCCCCTcgcggcggcgtcgtgggtggAACCCGCTCCAGGCATTCTTCCACCGAAGAATCCGGACGTAGGTGACGAACCCTAACTTGTTTGGATTGCTCCGATCTTTTCTCCTGATGATCTAATTCTCTGTTTCTCTTTGATCGGTACCCCAATCCGTCCAGTTTTCCGCGGCTAGATTTGGCGTCGGGAGAGGAAATTCGATCTGAAAATGGGGTTGTTCCGGGCCGCGTCGGGCTTAGCCCGGGTGGCGCTGCGGAGGAGCCTGTCGCGCGCTCCGGCGAGCCCGTTCGCCGGCCCCGCGCCGCGGTACTTCCACTCGACGCTCCCCCGGCGGTACGCGGCGCCTGAGCCCCGCGCCGTGCCGCTCTCGCGCCTCACCGACAGCTTCCTCGATGGCACCAGCAGCGTGTACCTCGAGGAGCTGCAGCGGGCGTGGGAGGCGGACCCGACCTCCGTCGACGAGTCCTGGGACAACTTCTTCCGGAACTTCGTCGGGCAGGCCGCCACGTCCCCCGGCATATCCGGCCAGACGATCCAGGAGAGTATGAGGCTGCTGCTGCTCGTGCGCGCCTACCAGGTGAGCGGCCACATGAAGGCCAAGCTCGATCCTCTTGGACTGGAGCAGCGCGCGGTTCCGGATGTCCTGGACCCGGCGTTCTACGGCTTCTCTGAGTCTGATTTGGATCGGGAGTTCTTCCTCGGGGTGTGGAGGATGGCTGGGTTCTTGTCGGAGAATCGGCCTGTGCAGACACTTCGTTCTGTGTTGGGACGTCTGGAGCAGGCCTACTGTGGCACCATTGGTTACGAGTACATGCACATACCGGACCGGGAAAAGTGCAACTGGCTGAGGGAGAGGATCGAGACAGTTAACCCAAGGGAGTACACCTATGATCGTCGCCAGGTCATGCTCGATAGGCTCATCTGGAGTACCCAGTTTGAGAATTTCTTGGCACAGAAGTGGACCACTGCAAAGCGATTTGGCCTAGAAGGTGCCGAGACACTGATTCCTGGTATGAAGGAGATGTTTGACAGGGCAGCTGATCTTGGTGTAGAGAGTATTGTCATTGGGATGCCACACAGAGGCAGGCTCAATGTCTTGGGAAACGTCGTACGTAAGCCCTTGCGACAGATCTTCAGCGAGTTTAGTGGTGGTACCAAGCCTGTCAATGAGGGGGAGGGTTTGTATACAGGGACAGGTGATGTCAAGTACCATCTAGGAACTTCATATGATAGGCCTACCAGGGGTGGGAAACATATCCATCTATCGTTGGTTGCAAATCCAAGTCATTTGGAAGCAGTCGATCCTGTTGTTGCTGGGAAGACCAGAGCAAAGCAGTATTATTCTAATGATCTTGACAGGACCAAGAATCTAGGGGTGCTATTGCATGGTGATGGAAGCTTCTCAGGGCAGGGTGTTGTGTATGAGACCCTGCATCTGAGTGCACTTCCAAACTACACCACTGGCGGAACAATTCATCTTGTGGTCAATAATCAGGTTGCATTCACTACTGATCCGATGTCAGGGAGATCTTCACAGTATTGTACAGACGTAGCCAAAGCATTGGATGCCCCAATTTTCCATGTGAACGGTGACGACTTGGAGGCTGTGGTTCATACTTGTGAACTTGCTGCGGAGTGGAGGCAAACATTTCATTCTGATGTAGTGGTGGATATTGTATGCTACCGTCGATTTGGGCATAATGAGATTGACGAGCCCTCCTTCACCCAGCCTAAAATGTACAAGGTACTGTCAACACGCCCACCCCGCtcccaaaggaaagaaaaaaaggaaaacacCATTATGATTATGATCTGGCCCATAATTCTATATGCATTTGGCCTTTTCATTCTTAATTTTAGTCCTGATCATTCCTTACTTTTTGAGTAAACACCATCTTTGGAACTCTGGCTAATTATCATTTAGTAGACATACCTGTGAGCCTGAAGTATTTTACTTATCTATTGGTAAGCAGAACTAGAAAGATTGCTATGAATCAGCAGTAAAACTGATTCTGCGTAATAAAATAGCGATATTATTATACAAGCAACTTAAGATATCTTTCTATCTGGATCAGGTGATTAGGAACCACCCAAGTGCGCTTGAGATATATCAAAACCAGCTGTTAGAATCGGGGAAGATCTCCAAGGAAGATATTGACAAGATACACAAGAAGGTCAGCACCATACTGAATGAGGAATTCAAAAAGAGCAAAGAC contains:
- the LOC125537920 gene encoding 2-oxoglutarate dehydrogenase, mitochondrial-like, whose product is MGLFRAASGLARVALRRSLSRAPASPFAGPAPRYFHSTLPRRYAAPEPRAVPLSRLTDSFLDGTSSVYLEELQRAWEADPTSVDESWDNFFRNFVGQAATSPGISGQTIQESMRLLLLVRAYQVSGHMKAKLDPLGLEQRAVPDVLDPAFYGFSESDLDREFFLGVWRMAGFLSENRPVQTLRSVLGRLEQAYCGTIGYEYMHIPDREKCNWLRERIETVNPREYTYDRRQVMLDRLIWSTQFENFLAQKWTTAKRFGLEGAETLIPGMKEMFDRAADLGVESIVIGMPHRGRLNVLGNVVRKPLRQIFSEFSGGTKPVNEGEGLYTGTGDVKYHLGTSYDRPTRGGKHIHLSLVANPSHLEAVDPVVAGKTRAKQYYSNDLDRTKNLGVLLHGDGSFSGQGVVYETLHLSALPNYTTGGTIHLVVNNQVAFTTDPMSGRSSQYCTDVAKALDAPIFHVNGDDLEAVVHTCELAAEWRQTFHSDVVVDIVCYRRFGHNEIDEPSFTQPKMYKVIRNHPSALEIYQNQLLESGKISKEDIDKIHKKVSTILNEEFKKSKDDIPNKRDWLSAYWTGFKSPEQISRIRNTGVKPEILKRVGEAMTTLPETFKPHRAVKKIFDLRRQMIETGEGIDWAVGEALAFATLIIEGNHVRLSGQDVERGTFSHRHSVIHDQETGEQYCPLDNLVMNQNEELFTVSNSSLSEFAVLGFELGYSMENPNSLVLWEAQFGDFSNGAQVIFDQFISSGEAKWLRQTGLVVCLPHGYDGQGPEHSSARMERFLQMSDDNPYVIPEMDPTLRKQIQECNWQVVNVTTPANYFHVLRRQIHRDFRKPLIVMSPKNLLRHKDCKSSLSEFDDLAGHPGFDKQGTRFKRLIKDRNDHKDLEEGIRRLVLCSGKVYYELDEERKKSDSNDVAICRVEQLCPFPYDLIQRELKRYPNAEIVWCQEEPMNMGAYTYINPRLLTAMRALGRGSIDDIKYVGRAPSAATATGFYTVHVQEQTELVKKALQRDPIKSPL